Proteins encoded together in one Lepisosteus oculatus isolate fLepOcu1 chromosome 2, fLepOcu1.hap2, whole genome shotgun sequence window:
- the nmbr gene encoding neuromedin-B receptor — protein sequence MTMEELLNNLSFSGNSSFPLNFTEETVPDGRGTVDFIIRCVIPSVYILIITVGLLGNITLVKIFITNSAMRSVPNIFISSLAAGDLLLLVTCVPIDAFRYFFDEWIFGTMACKLIPVIQLTSVGVSVFTLTALSADRYKAIVNPMDIQTSSAVLWTCLKAITIWIISVLLAVPEAIFSQVVHIKDKNITFTACVPYPLSDEMHPKIHSIMIFMVYFLIPLAIISIYYYHIARTLIKSAHDMPGEFSEHSKRQMETRKRLAKIVLVFVGLFALCWFPNHVLYMYRSFNYREIDSSVAHLIITLLARVLSFCNSCVNPFALYLLSESFRRHFNSHLCCRRKRYRERATSYLQSTSAIRMTSIKKNTPTTTTLLNGHSLKREVSL from the exons ATGACCATGGAGGAGCTCTTAAATAACTTGTCGTTTTCTGGCAATTCCTCCTTCCCTTTAAACTTCACAGAAGAAACGGTGCCGGATGGCCGGGGAACTGTTGATTTTATTATACGGTGCGTTATACCCTCTGTCTACATTCTCATCATTACCGTGGGATTACTGGGTAACATAACCTTGGTAAAGATCTTCATCACCAACAGCGCGATGAGAAGCGTGcccaatatttttatttccagtttGGCTGCTGGAGACCTTCTGCTTTTGGTAACTTGTGTACCAATAGACGCGTTCAGATACTTTTTCGATGAGTGGATCTTCGGGACCATGGCGTGCAAGTTGATCCCCGTGATTCAACTCACTTCAGTGGGAGTCTCCGTTTTTACTCTTACCGCTCTAAGCGCTGATAG gTATAAAGCAATAGTTAACCCCATGGACATCCAAACATCGAGTGCAGTGCTCTGGACCTGTTTGAAGGCCATCACCATATGGATCATATCTGTGCTGCTGGCTGTACCAGAAGCCATCTTCTCCCAAGTGGTGCATATTAAAGACAAGAATATCACCTTCACAGCCTGCGTCCCCTATCCTCTCTCCGATGAAATGCACCCCAAAATCCACTCTATTATGATTTTTATGGTTTATTTCCTTATCCCTCTTGCCATTATCAGTATCTACTATTACCACATTGCAAGGACATTGATCAAGAGTGCACATGACATGCCAGGAGAATTCAGTGAGCACTCTAAAAGACAG aTGGAAACAAGAAAGCGTCTTGCCAAAATTGTCCTGGTGTTCGTGGGTCTTTTTGCCCTGTGCTGGTTCCCCAATCACGTTCTCTACATGTACCGCTCCTTCAACTACAGAGAGATCGATTCCTCCGTGGCCCACCTGATTATCACACTGTTGGCTCGAGTGCTGAGCTTCTGCAACTCCTGTGTCAACCCTTTCGCTCTCTACCTGCTCAGTGAGAGCTTCCGGAGACACTTCAACAGCCATctgtgctgcaggaggaagaggtaTCGGGAGCGAGCCACGAGCTACTTACAGAGCACTTCTGCCATCAGAATGACTTCAATTAAGAAAAACACCCCCACCACCACGACTCTCCTGAACGGACACAGTCTCAAACGGGAAGTATCGCTGTGA